The bacterium region CGTGGAGGTCAATTGCGAGACCGATTTCGTCGCCCGCACCGAGGACTTCAAGACGCTCGCGCGGGAGATCGCGCTCCAGGTCGCGGCAAGCGACCCGCGGTATGTGTCTCGCGAGGACGTGCCGGAAGAACTCGCCGCCGCGGAGCGGGCGGCGTATCTGGCGAAAGCCCGCGCCGATGGCAAGGACGGCGCCGACGCGGAGGCCGCAGCGCAGACGCAGATGGACAAGTTCTACCAAACGTCGTGCCTCCTCGATCAACCGTTTATTCGCGACGAGCACCGGTCGGTCGGCGACCTGATCAAGGAAGTGATCGCCAAGACCGGGGAGAACATTCAGGTCCGGCGTTTCGCCCGGTTCCGCTTGGGGGAAGGGTGACCACCACCACCCGCACGGCCTACCGGCGCATTCTCCTCAAGCTGAGCGGGGAGGCGCTCGCCGGCGGCGCCCGGAGCGGATTGGACCCCAAGGTGCTCCACCTGGTCGCCCGCGAGGTGAAGTCGGTGCGGGATGACGGGGTCGACGTGGCGATTGTTGTCGGCGGAGGCAACATCGTCCGCGGCGTGCAGACCGCCGAGCACATCGGCCTGAACCGGGCGACCGCCGATTACATGGGGCTGCTCGCGACCGTCATCAACGCGCTGGCCCTGCAGGACGCGATGGAGCGAGAGGGCCTGGAAACCCGGGTGCAGACGGCGGTGGAGATGCGACAGGTCGCGGAGCCGTACATCCGCCGGCGCGCGATCCGGCACCTTGAGAAGGGCCGTGTGGTGGTCTTTGCGGGCGGAACGGGGAGCCCATACTTTACAACCGATACCGCCGCGGCATTGCGGGCGTTGGAAATCGAGGCCGAGGCGGTCCTGCTCGCCAAGAACGGGGTCGATGGGGTGTACGATAAAGACCCGCGCGACAGCAGCGACGCGGTGCGGTTCGACACGCTTGAGTATATGGACGTCCTGAACCGAGGGCTCAAGGTCATGGACGCGACGGCGACGTCGCTGTGCATGGACAACGATTTGCCGATCGTGGTGTTCGATATCGCCCACGCGGGGAACCTCCGCCGGGCGGTCCGCGGAGAGGAGATCGGCACGCTGGTGGGAGGGAGCGTGGGTGACGCACGGCGTGATCAACGACGCTAAGGTACACATGCAGAAGGCCGTTGACGCCACCAAGCGGGAGTTCGGCGGCGTTCGCACCGGTCGGGCCACCCCCGCGCTCCTCGAACGGATCACCGTAGAGTACTACGGCGTCCCCACGCCCGTGAATCAGGTGGCGACCGTGACCGCTCCCGATCCCCGGCTCCTCGTCGTCCAGCCGTGGGACAGGAACCTGGTCAAGGAAGTCGAGCGGGCGATTCTCAAGAGCGAACTCGGTCTCATGCCCTCTACCGACGGGACGGTAATCCGGTTGCCGATCCCGTCGTTGACCGAAGAACGGCGCCGCGAACTGGTCAAGGTCGTGCGCAAGCACGCCGAGGAGGGCCGGATTTCGATCCGCAACATCCGGCGCGATCACAAGGACAAACTGGAGCAACTCGAAAAAGGCGGGAAAGTCTCCGAAGACGACAGCCGTCGGGCGGTGGATGAGTTGCAGAAACTCACCGACCGGTTCATCAAAGAGATCGACCAACTGCTGTCGACGAAGGAAGCGGAGATCATGGAGGTGTAATGGCCGGCTCCCGCCCGCCGGACGTCGTGGGGTACACCCTGGAAGACGCCCGGGCGGCCCTCGCGCACGCGGGGTGGATGGTCGGCGAAGTGACCGAGACGCGCCCGCCGCGCCGGACGCTCATGGATCCCCGCCGGGTTGTGCGTCAACGTGTGAACGTCGACGGATCGGTCGGGTTGGTGGTTTGCGGGGAGCGATCCGACGGCGCAGTCCACCGGTGAGTAAGACACAGCCTCGCATTCTTCCAGATCTGGCTTCTCGGGAAGAGGCGCTCCGCGCCGCCTTGGACCGGTCCCGGATCCCGCGGCATGTCGCGATTATTATGGATGGTAATGGGCGATGGGCGGAGCTTCGGGGCTTGCCCCGGGTCGACGGGCATCGGGCCGGCCGCGACGCGCTCCGCCGGACGGTACAGGCTGCGCGGGAGTGCGGCGTCGAGGTGCTGACGCTCTATGCGTTCAGTACGGAGAACTGGCGGCGTCCTCGCGAAGAAGTCCAAGCATTGATGGCGCTGCTGGTCGAGGCGGCCGAGCAGGAAGCCCAGGACCTTCAGCGGAACGGCGTCCGCTTCCTGGCATGCGGATTACTTTCG contains the following coding sequences:
- the tsf gene encoding translation elongation factor Ts — its product is MEISASLVKELRARTGAGVIDCRNALAECRGDLEKAQQLLRARGLLAAAGKSGRIAKEGLVTSYIHGEGRLGVLVEVNCETDFVARTEDFKTLAREIALQVAASDPRYVSREDVPEELAAAERAAYLAKARADGKDGADAEAAAQTQMDKFYQTSCLLDQPFIRDEHRSVGDLIKEVIAKTGENIQVRRFARFRLGEG
- the pyrH gene encoding UMP kinase; protein product: MTTTTRTAYRRILLKLSGEALAGGARSGLDPKVLHLVAREVKSVRDDGVDVAIVVGGGNIVRGVQTAEHIGLNRATADYMGLLATVINALALQDAMEREGLETRVQTAVEMRQVAEPYIRRRAIRHLEKGRVVVFAGGTGSPYFTTDTAAALRALEIEAEAVLLAKNGVDGVYDKDPRDSSDAVRFDTLEYMDVLNRGLKVMDATATSLCMDNDLPIVVFDIAHAGNLRRAVRGEEIGTLVGGSVGDARRDQRR
- the frr gene encoding ribosome recycling factor, encoding MTHGVINDAKVHMQKAVDATKREFGGVRTGRATPALLERITVEYYGVPTPVNQVATVTAPDPRLLVVQPWDRNLVKEVERAILKSELGLMPSTDGTVIRLPIPSLTEERRRELVKVVRKHAEEGRISIRNIRRDHKDKLEQLEKGGKVSEDDSRRAVDELQKLTDRFIKEIDQLLSTKEAEIMEV
- a CDS encoding PASTA domain-containing protein, producing the protein MAGSRPPDVVGYTLEDARAALAHAGWMVGEVTETRPPRRTLMDPRRVVRQRVNVDGSVGLVVCGERSDGAVHR